From a region of the Pecten maximus chromosome 18, xPecMax1.1, whole genome shotgun sequence genome:
- the LOC117317084 gene encoding collagen alpha-2(I) chain-like, which translates to MATPGDLVLPPGEGLTLPLFTTAALSAVLSFGFGVILLSLSDINEGPRGPIGTLGITGSTGVAPTGLTGPTGTANTVTGFTGMTGQTGATGPGITGATGVANTVSGVTGPTGYNGDVGPTITGASGTTGATGAIGATGVAASG; encoded by the exons ATGGCCACGCCGGGAGACCTCGTCCTACCACCGGGGGAAGGGCTAACTCTGCCATTATTTACCACAGCTGCCTTATCTGCCGTGTTGAGCTTCGGCTTTG GAGTTATTCTGTTGAGTTTATCCGATATCAACGAAGGGCCGCGAGGGCCAATAGGAACTTTGGGAATCACCGGTTCTACTGGAGTTGCACCAACAGGATTAACTGGTCCAACTGGTACAGCTAATACAGTAACTGGTTTTACTGGAATGACCGGGCAAACTGGAGCAACAGGACCAGGTATAACCGGTGCAACTGGTGTAGCGAATACAGTATCTGGTGTAACTGGACCTACAGGATATAATGGAGATGTAGGACCAACAATTACCGGCGCATCTGGCACAACTGGTGCTACCGGTGCAATCGGCGCAACTGGTGTTGCAGCCTCGGGATAA